A window of the Rhizobium brockwellii genome harbors these coding sequences:
- a CDS encoding AI-2E family transporter — protein MGVFDRQKSNHEPRWLGSSAQTRTPLIPSISAARWLLVLVVAAGVYFFYGFLVPVLAALVIGFASWPLYRKLLARVGGNTTIAATIAIIMIITFLVIPIGLAVTYTTGEVRTWVTWAIHANRVGAATPDWIVALPWAGAYLDEVWTKYIGSPGALGEVIQAVSGANIGNIYRAVLAAGGGAFHLLLTLLFMLIALFFVYRDGFSFSKQIDMLGERILPNRWERISRVVPATISSTVMGMTLIAIGEGIVLGLAYWIAGVPSPVTLGVLTGVMALIPGGAPLSFTLVSIYLLASGSHVAGIGLFVWGTVELFIVDKTLRPKLVGGPIKLPFLPTFFGLVGGVKTMGFLGLFIGPVLMALIVAIWREWIHEARNADKSETGPQIIIDEPAPPPVPGSPKTLPRVAEG, from the coding sequence GTGGGTGTGTTCGACCGTCAGAAAAGCAATCATGAACCGCGATGGCTCGGATCGTCGGCGCAGACGCGCACGCCGCTGATTCCCTCCATTTCGGCGGCGCGCTGGCTGCTGGTTCTGGTCGTTGCTGCCGGCGTCTATTTCTTCTACGGCTTCCTCGTGCCGGTGCTTGCTGCCCTCGTCATCGGCTTTGCCAGTTGGCCGCTCTACCGCAAGCTTCTTGCCCGCGTCGGCGGCAATACGACGATCGCCGCGACCATCGCCATCATCATGATCATCACCTTCCTGGTCATCCCGATCGGGCTTGCGGTCACCTATACGACGGGCGAAGTGCGCACCTGGGTCACCTGGGCGATCCATGCAAACCGCGTCGGCGCCGCGACGCCCGACTGGATCGTCGCGCTGCCTTGGGCCGGTGCCTATCTCGATGAAGTCTGGACAAAATATATCGGCAGTCCCGGCGCCCTCGGCGAAGTCATCCAGGCGGTCAGCGGCGCCAATATCGGCAACATCTATCGCGCTGTGCTGGCGGCCGGGGGCGGTGCCTTCCATCTGCTGCTGACGCTGCTCTTCATGCTGATCGCGCTGTTCTTCGTCTATCGCGACGGTTTTTCCTTTTCCAAGCAGATCGACATGCTCGGCGAGCGCATCCTGCCGAACCGCTGGGAGCGCATTTCCCGCGTCGTGCCGGCGACGATCAGCTCCACCGTCATGGGCATGACGCTGATCGCGATCGGCGAAGGCATCGTGCTCGGCCTTGCCTACTGGATTGCCGGCGTGCCCTCGCCGGTGACGCTCGGTGTGCTGACCGGCGTGATGGCGCTGATACCGGGCGGTGCGCCGCTCTCCTTCACGCTGGTCTCCATCTATCTGCTGGCGAGCGGCTCGCATGTCGCCGGCATCGGTCTCTTCGTCTGGGGGACGGTCGAGCTCTTCATCGTCGACAAGACCCTGCGGCCGAAACTCGTCGGCGGTCCGATCAAGCTGCCCTTCCTGCCGACCTTTTTCGGCCTCGTCGGCGGCGTCAAGACGATGGGTTTCCTCGGCCTCTTCATCGGCCCGGTACTGATGGCGCTGATCGTCGCCATCTGGCGCGAATGGATCCATGAGGCCCGCAACGCCGACAAGAGCGAAACCGGACCGCAGATCATCATCGACGAACCAGCCCCGCCGCCAGTCCCCGGTTCGCCGAAAACCTTGCCGCGCGTCGCCGAAGGCTGA
- a CDS encoding acyltransferase family protein gives MADELTASAFRREVHPGSGDASHLASQADQVKNHFIFLDELRGIAALSVALLHASQIFGFGLSYAYLGVDFFFCLSGFVLANGYDQKLKSGVLRSSTFLLKRVVRLYPMIAAGVAFGVLASLFASTSSLSFADVSILAVGALLLLPLGFMVGQEAFAINNPLWSLCFEMAASVAYGFAARRRFHLWHEIAVLVLLAAALFQIVAIEGTIGPVGFGSWRAFFEGFVRVGFSFLAGVLIFRWQIHRRVGATPPQIPLFVLIGVLFFPFTVPREIYDFICIAIVIPIVVALAAAVLLSEERPFAGYLGKLSYPLYMVHQPVFQLGAQFVHFTDGFIPRPITVSVTVLAAVGVAHVLYIRFDVPIRAYLGRKFSLN, from the coding sequence GTGGCCGACGAGTTGACCGCTTCAGCATTCCGTAGGGAAGTGCATCCTGGTTCGGGCGATGCTTCCCATCTTGCTAGCCAGGCGGATCAAGTAAAGAACCACTTTATCTTTCTGGACGAGCTTCGGGGAATAGCTGCGCTATCGGTGGCTCTCCTACACGCCAGCCAGATCTTTGGCTTCGGTCTCTCGTACGCCTATCTGGGCGTGGATTTCTTCTTTTGCCTTAGCGGCTTCGTTCTCGCAAATGGGTACGACCAAAAGCTGAAGTCCGGTGTTCTGCGGAGCAGTACATTCCTCTTGAAGCGCGTGGTTCGGCTTTATCCCATGATCGCGGCTGGCGTCGCCTTTGGCGTACTCGCGTCGCTGTTTGCTTCCACGTCAAGTCTTTCTTTCGCCGACGTTTCAATTCTTGCGGTTGGTGCACTACTCCTATTGCCCCTGGGGTTTATGGTGGGGCAAGAGGCGTTCGCGATTAACAATCCGCTCTGGTCCCTCTGTTTTGAAATGGCCGCCAGCGTGGCTTACGGATTCGCCGCTCGCCGACGATTTCATTTGTGGCATGAGATAGCAGTTCTCGTATTATTGGCGGCGGCGCTTTTCCAGATTGTCGCGATCGAGGGTACTATCGGGCCAGTTGGATTTGGGAGCTGGCGAGCGTTCTTTGAAGGATTTGTCAGAGTGGGCTTTTCGTTTCTTGCCGGCGTTCTGATCTTTCGCTGGCAGATCCATCGTCGCGTCGGAGCGACACCACCTCAAATCCCACTTTTCGTCCTGATCGGTGTTCTGTTCTTTCCGTTTACGGTCCCGAGAGAGATCTACGATTTCATCTGCATCGCGATCGTGATTCCGATCGTGGTCGCGCTAGCGGCTGCAGTCCTACTGAGTGAGGAGCGGCCATTCGCTGGATATCTCGGAAAGCTGTCTTATCCTCTCTATATGGTCCATCAGCCTGTTTTTCAGCTTGGTGCTCAATTCGTACACTTTACCGATGGCTTCATTCCAAGGCCAATCACCGTGAGCGTCACCGTCTTAGCCGCTGTTGGAGTGGCACATGTTTTATACATTCGTTTCGATGTGCCAATTCGCGCTTACCTGGGCCGCAAGTTCTCCCTGAACTAG
- a CDS encoding DUF2336 domain-containing protein, with protein sequence MLGRRVIVEAFLRWIETAKTGDRARAANALGRAYLQSEMSAAERAAAEMAMTFLLDDPSPRVRLALAEAIAWSPDAPRNLILSLAEDQPEVACHAVTCSPLLSDADLVDLAARGNGASRMLIAARAHVTRPVSAALAEVGDEEELLCLLENDGAVISSLSLKRIAERLGDCCDVRNLLLERSDLPADARQLLTQHVSNALIGLPLAQAAIGLQRLQRISREATEAAIVSIAGDIAPREIPDLVQHLRLNGRLTPSFLMHALCAGKVDFFAGAIVDLTACSERRVRSILATGRMHAVRALYESAGLPRDISVIFVEATMLWRDAARKAPGSVLGNVCGRLLEKFRHHDAHGAISELLDMVEKLHVNEQRQSARVYAALAAA encoded by the coding sequence GTGCTGGGGCGTCGCGTGATCGTAGAAGCTTTTCTTCGTTGGATCGAAACGGCCAAGACCGGTGACCGGGCCCGGGCCGCAAACGCCCTCGGGCGCGCCTATCTGCAGTCCGAAATGTCCGCGGCCGAGCGGGCGGCGGCCGAAATGGCGATGACCTTTCTTCTCGACGATCCGTCGCCGCGCGTGCGGCTTGCGCTTGCCGAGGCGATCGCCTGGTCGCCCGATGCGCCGCGTAACCTGATCCTTTCGCTTGCCGAAGACCAGCCTGAGGTCGCCTGCCACGCGGTGACCTGTTCGCCGCTTTTGAGCGATGCCGATCTCGTCGACCTTGCCGCGCGCGGAAACGGCGCCAGTCGCATGCTGATCGCCGCCAGAGCGCATGTGACGCGCCCGGTTTCTGCCGCCCTTGCCGAGGTCGGCGACGAGGAAGAACTGCTCTGCCTGCTCGAGAATGACGGCGCGGTGATCTCCAGCCTATCGTTGAAACGCATTGCCGAACGGCTAGGCGACTGCTGCGATGTCCGCAACCTGCTTCTCGAGCGCAGCGATCTTCCCGCCGATGCCCGCCAGCTGCTCACCCAGCATGTCAGCAATGCGTTGATCGGGCTGCCGCTGGCGCAGGCGGCAATCGGCCTGCAGCGGCTTCAGCGCATCAGCCGCGAGGCGACCGAGGCAGCCATCGTTTCGATCGCCGGTGACATTGCCCCGCGCGAAATACCCGACCTCGTCCAGCATCTGCGCCTCAACGGCCGGCTGACGCCGTCCTTCCTGATGCATGCGCTCTGCGCCGGCAAGGTGGACTTCTTTGCCGGCGCGATCGTCGACCTGACCGCATGCAGCGAGCGCCGCGTGCGCTCGATCCTGGCAACCGGGCGCATGCATGCCGTGCGCGCGCTCTACGAGTCCGCCGGCCTGCCGAGGGATATCAGCGTGATCTTCGTCGAGGCGACGATGCTGTGGCGCGACGCTGCCAGAAAAGCGCCGGGCAGCGTGCTCGGCAATGTCTGCGGCCGTCTTCTCGAAAAATTCCGCCATCATGACGCGCATGGCGCGATCAGCGAACTGCTCGACATGGTGGAAAAGCTGCACGTTAACGAGCAGCGACAATCGGCCCGCGTCTACGCGGCGCTTGCGGCGGCCTAA
- a CDS encoding esterase-like activity of phytase family protein — MTKRFLAAAAFVLLSSTVTASTKDIGATDIGATFETACPFGDCAAGMSLSYLGEFVIPTGHMENGVEFGGISGLDFDAATGHYLAISDDRSERGPARFYELDVDVDASGLRGVSVVKQVTLKDKNGEPFTARTVDPESIRLGKDGIYWGSEGDGKALLPPFIRVASPDGSFIREFKLPEGFAPTADKSTGIRDNLAFEDLAVAPSGDVFVGVEAALYQDGPNPSLTSGSLSRIIRYDGATGEPKAEYVYPVSPIPQAAMKADGGNDNGMSEMLALDNHRLLAVERSYTQGFGNSIKIMMMDLTDATDVSTIASLAKNDQRVVPVRKSQVLDLRAIGLVPDNIEAMSLGKAKDGTDVLILGSDNNFSTSQKTQFYAFKVLNRPQQ, encoded by the coding sequence ATGACCAAGCGTTTTCTCGCGGCTGCCGCTTTCGTTCTCCTGTCCAGCACCGTCACCGCCAGCACCAAAGATATTGGAGCCACCGATATCGGCGCCACCTTCGAGACCGCCTGCCCCTTCGGCGATTGCGCCGCCGGCATGTCGCTCTCCTATCTCGGTGAATTCGTCATCCCCACCGGCCACATGGAAAACGGCGTCGAATTCGGCGGCATTTCCGGCCTCGATTTCGATGCCGCCACCGGCCACTATCTCGCCATCAGCGACGACCGTTCGGAAAGAGGCCCGGCCCGCTTCTACGAACTCGACGTCGATGTCGACGCATCCGGTCTGAGGGGCGTTTCGGTCGTCAAGCAGGTGACGCTGAAGGACAAGAACGGCGAGCCCTTCACTGCCCGGACCGTCGATCCGGAATCGATCCGCCTCGGCAAGGACGGCATCTACTGGGGCAGTGAAGGCGACGGCAAGGCGCTGCTTCCACCCTTCATCCGTGTCGCGTCGCCGGACGGTTCCTTCATCCGTGAATTCAAGCTCCCGGAGGGCTTTGCGCCGACCGCAGACAAGTCGACCGGCATCCGCGACAATCTCGCTTTCGAGGATCTCGCCGTCGCGCCCTCGGGCGATGTGTTCGTCGGTGTCGAAGCCGCCCTCTATCAGGACGGCCCGAACCCCTCGCTGACGTCAGGCAGCCTCTCGCGCATTATCCGCTATGACGGCGCCACCGGTGAGCCGAAGGCCGAGTACGTCTACCCGGTCTCGCCGATCCCGCAGGCCGCCATGAAGGCCGACGGCGGCAATGACAACGGCATGTCTGAAATGCTTGCCCTCGACAATCACCGCCTGCTCGCCGTCGAGCGGAGTTATACCCAGGGCTTCGGCAACAGCATCAAGATCATGATGATGGATCTGACTGATGCCACCGATGTTTCCACCATTGCGTCCCTTGCCAAAAACGACCAGCGCGTCGTTCCCGTCCGCAAGAGCCAGGTCCTCGATTTGAGGGCGATCGGCCTCGTTCCCGACAATATCGAGGCCATGTCGCTTGGTAAGGCCAAGGACGGCACCGATGTTCTCATTCTCGGCTCCGACAATAATTTTTCGACCAGCCAGAAGACGCAATTCTATGCCTTCAAGGTTCTCAACCGCCCGCAGCAGTAA
- a CDS encoding GNAT family N-acetyltransferase, whose translation MSVTIALEQPRQEGVIRLLDLSDAYAQSLYPAESNHLVDLSVLEKPSVSFLVARSDDAIVGCCALVEAGDGTAEIKRMFVDPEARGLRIASGLMNALEAIAEKKGLKAIRLETGIYQPEAIALYRKYGYREIEPFGAYLPDPLSLFMEKQLA comes from the coding sequence ATGTCCGTGACCATCGCCCTGGAGCAACCGCGCCAGGAGGGCGTCATCCGCCTTCTCGATCTTTCCGATGCCTACGCACAATCGCTCTATCCCGCCGAAAGCAACCATCTGGTCGACCTCTCCGTGCTGGAGAAACCTTCGGTGAGCTTCCTCGTCGCGCGCAGCGACGATGCGATCGTCGGCTGCTGCGCGCTGGTCGAGGCCGGTGACGGCACGGCGGAGATCAAGCGCATGTTCGTCGATCCCGAGGCGAGGGGGCTGAGGATCGCCAGCGGCCTGATGAATGCGCTCGAAGCAATCGCAGAGAAAAAGGGGCTGAAGGCGATCCGGCTCGAAACCGGCATCTACCAGCCCGAGGCGATCGCGCTCTACCGCAAATACGGATATCGGGAAATCGAGCCGTTCGGCGCTTATCTGCCGGATCCGCTCAGCCTGTTCATGGAAAAGCAGCTAGCGTAG